From Streptomyces cyaneogriseus subsp. noncyanogenus, the proteins below share one genomic window:
- the malQ gene encoding 4-alpha-glucanotransferase, translating to MTAPRPVDPPTEDLSRLAGLHGVATSYSPAPGRTVTASATAVTLVLAALGVDAGTPGAVRAALAARERRLREELLPPTVVWWSGEPRPAALAGLPDGTRLRVTTEQGETRADPAHLPPGVHRLTATAPDGRSAGTHLIVAPARLPTPERRAYGLLVQLYSLLSRRSWGMGDLGDLGELASWAGRALGAGFLQVNPLHAAVPGPPTDPSPYRPSSRRFPDPVHLRIEDVPEFAHVAGRAETGRLLERAGRLREAVLDKGALIDRDAVWELKRQALELIHEVPLGPGRRAAYRDFLAERGRALEDHATWCALAEVHGSDWHRWPAGLRDPRSDETARARAELADRVDFHCRLAWLTDTQLAAAQRAAREAGMPVGIVHDLAVGVHPGGADTWAQQDHFAHGMSVGAPPDAFNARGQDWGLPPWRPDRLAASGYAPFRQLLRALFRYAGALRIDHVMGLFRLWWVPRGHPPTQGAYVRYDAEAMLAVLVLEAARAGAVVIGEDLGTVEPGVREALRERGVLGTSVLWFERDWAGDGRPLPPDRWRPDCLATATTHDLPPTAARLTGEHVELRDRLGLLARPPEEERAEAADERGEWLELLARLGLLPGTGGGGDASAEEAEIQAVHRFLVRTPARLVGVWLPDGVGDRRPQNLPGTSDEYPNWRLPVADAEGRPVTLEELAASPRVRALLDVMRESADDAPAGPAGG from the coding sequence ATGACCGCTCCCCGGCCGGTCGATCCCCCCACCGAGGACCTGTCGCGGCTCGCCGGTCTGCACGGCGTCGCCACCTCCTACAGCCCCGCACCGGGCCGTACGGTCACCGCCTCGGCCACCGCCGTCACCCTCGTCCTGGCCGCCCTCGGCGTCGACGCGGGCACGCCCGGGGCGGTCCGCGCCGCGCTCGCCGCCCGCGAACGGCGACTGCGCGAGGAACTGCTGCCGCCCACGGTCGTGTGGTGGAGCGGCGAGCCCAGGCCGGCCGCGCTGGCCGGGCTGCCCGACGGCACCCGGCTGCGCGTCACCACCGAGCAGGGCGAGACGCGCGCCGACCCGGCGCACCTGCCGCCCGGAGTCCACCGGCTGACCGCCACCGCCCCCGACGGGCGGAGCGCCGGCACCCATCTGATCGTCGCCCCGGCCCGGCTGCCCACACCCGAACGGCGGGCGTACGGACTGCTCGTCCAGCTCTACTCCCTGCTGTCCCGGCGCTCCTGGGGCATGGGCGACCTCGGTGACCTCGGCGAGCTGGCCTCCTGGGCCGGGCGCGCCCTCGGCGCCGGTTTCCTCCAGGTCAACCCGCTGCACGCGGCCGTGCCCGGCCCTCCCACCGACCCCTCCCCCTACCGGCCCTCCTCCCGCCGCTTCCCCGACCCGGTCCATCTGCGGATCGAGGACGTCCCCGAGTTCGCCCACGTCGCCGGGCGCGCGGAGACGGGGCGGCTGCTGGAGCGGGCCGGACGGCTGCGGGAGGCGGTGCTGGACAAGGGCGCCCTGATCGACCGGGACGCGGTGTGGGAGCTCAAGCGGCAGGCGCTGGAACTGATCCACGAGGTGCCGCTCGGGCCGGGACGGCGCGCGGCCTACCGCGACTTCCTCGCCGAGCGGGGCCGGGCGCTGGAGGACCACGCCACCTGGTGCGCCCTGGCCGAGGTGCACGGCTCCGACTGGCACCGCTGGCCGGCCGGTCTGCGCGACCCCCGTTCGGACGAGACGGCCCGCGCCCGCGCCGAGCTGGCGGACCGTGTCGACTTCCACTGCCGGCTGGCCTGGCTCACCGACACCCAGCTCGCCGCCGCCCAGCGCGCGGCGCGGGAGGCGGGCATGCCGGTCGGGATCGTGCACGACCTGGCGGTGGGCGTGCACCCCGGCGGCGCCGACACCTGGGCCCAGCAGGACCACTTCGCCCACGGGATGTCGGTGGGCGCCCCGCCCGACGCCTTCAACGCCCGCGGCCAGGACTGGGGGCTGCCGCCCTGGCGCCCGGACCGGCTGGCCGCCTCCGGGTACGCGCCGTTCCGGCAGTTGCTGCGGGCGCTGTTCCGGTACGCCGGAGCGCTGCGCATCGACCACGTCATGGGCCTGTTCCGGCTGTGGTGGGTGCCCCGGGGCCACCCGCCGACGCAGGGCGCCTACGTCCGCTACGACGCCGAGGCCATGCTCGCCGTCCTGGTCCTGGAGGCCGCGCGCGCCGGGGCGGTCGTCATCGGCGAGGACCTGGGGACGGTGGAGCCGGGCGTGCGCGAGGCGCTGCGCGAGCGCGGGGTGCTCGGCACGTCGGTGCTGTGGTTCGAGCGGGACTGGGCGGGCGACGGCCGCCCGCTGCCCCCGGACCGCTGGCGCCCCGACTGCCTGGCCACCGCCACCACCCACGATCTGCCGCCCACCGCCGCCCGGCTCACCGGCGAGCACGTCGAGCTGCGCGACCGCCTCGGCCTGCTGGCGCGCCCGCCGGAGGAGGAACGGGCGGAGGCCGCCGACGAGAGGGGGGAGTGGCTGGAGCTGCTGGCCCGGCTCGGCCTGCTGCCCGGCACGGGCGGCGGCGGTGACGCCTCCGCGGAGGAGGCGGAGATCCAGGCGGTCCACCGCTTCCTGGTGCGCACCCCCGCCCGGCTGGTCGGCGTCTGGCTCCCGGACGGGGTCGGCGACCGGCGCCCGCAGAACCTCCCCGGGACCTCGGACGAGTACCCGAACTGGCGGCTGCCGGTCGCCGACGCCGAGGGGCGCCCCGTGACGCTGGAGGAACTGGCGGCGTCGCCGAGGGTGCGGGCGCTGCTCGATGTGATGCGGGAGAGCGCCGACGACGCTCCCGCCGGACCGGCCGGTGGCTGA